One Brachyspira suanatina DNA segment encodes these proteins:
- the rplK gene encoding 50S ribosomal protein L11: protein MAKKVVGIVKVRIPGGEATPAPPLGPALGQKQIQIAAFVKDFNAKTSKMKGQLLNTYITVYEDKTYTFVTKGTSTSTLIKKKLGIEKGSGEPNKTKVATINQKQLEEIAQEKMAYMSANDIEAAKKIVAGTARAMGIKVE, encoded by the coding sequence ATGGCTAAAAAAGTGGTTGGTATTGTAAAGGTTCGCATACCAGGCGGAGAGGCAACTCCTGCTCCTCCATTAGGACCTGCATTGGGTCAGAAGCAGATACAAATAGCCGCTTTCGTTAAGGATTTTAATGCTAAAACATCTAAAATGAAAGGTCAGCTATTAAATACTTACATAACAGTGTATGAAGATAAAACTTATACATTCGTTACTAAAGGAACATCTACTTCTACATTAATCAAAAAGAAATTGGGCATAGAAAAAGGTTCTGGAGAGCCTAACAAAACTAAAGTTGCTACAATCAATCAAAAGCAGCTTGAAGAAATTGCTCAGGAAAAAATGGCTTATATGTCAGCTAATGATATAGAAGCAGCTAAAAAAATAGTTGCGGGTACAGCTCGTGCTATGGGTATTAAAGTAGAATAA
- the rplL gene encoding 50S ribosomal protein L7/L12 produces MALSKEEILQAIEEMKVIELHELVEAIKEKFNVTAAMPVAAVAAAPAGGAAAPAEEEKNEFDIILTGFDAAQKIALIKEVRAVSGLGLKEAKDAVEKGGETIKSGVSKEEAAAIKKQLEAAGGKVEVK; encoded by the coding sequence ATGGCTTTAAGTAAAGAAGAAATATTACAAGCAATAGAAGAAATGAAAGTTATAGAGCTTCATGAATTAGTAGAAGCTATTAAAGAAAAATTCAATGTAACAGCAGCTATGCCAGTTGCAGCAGTAGCAGCAGCTCCAGCAGGCGGTGCAGCAGCTCCAGCTGAAGAAGAGAAAAATGAATTTGATATCATTCTTACTGGTTTTGATGCAGCTCAAAAAATTGCTCTTATTAAAGAAGTTAGAGCAGTTAGCGGCTTAGGCTTAAAAGAAGCTAAAGATGCTGTTGAAAAAGGCGGAGAAACTATCAAATCAGGCGTTTCTAAAGAAGAAGCTGCAGCTATTAAGAAACAATTAGAAGCTGCTGGTGGTAAAGTTGAAGTTAAATAA
- the rplA gene encoding 50S ribosomal protein L1, which translates to MATKEKKIGGKRYDAIRKQVEKLKLYSVDEAIELAKKNATCKFDETIEVTINLNILPKHSIRDTLSFPNAFGKEKRVVVFAQGEKADEAKAAGAMEVGFEDLIDKVKGGYTDFDVAIATPDLMKEVGKLGQILGRKGLMPNPKTGTVTLDIAQAVKSFKAGRMEYRADKNGIVRMGIGKASMDVNKLNENFKVFYDEILRKKPTDLKGEYIKAVGVTSTMGVGIKIDHKRIKM; encoded by the coding sequence ATGGCTACAAAAGAGAAAAAAATAGGTGGCAAACGTTACGACGCTATAAGAAAGCAAGTAGAGAAATTAAAACTCTATTCCGTAGATGAAGCTATTGAATTAGCTAAGAAAAACGCTACCTGTAAATTTGATGAAACTATTGAGGTAACAATAAACCTTAATATCTTACCTAAACACTCAATAAGAGACACATTATCATTCCCAAATGCTTTTGGTAAAGAAAAAAGAGTAGTAGTATTTGCACAAGGTGAAAAAGCTGATGAGGCAAAAGCTGCTGGTGCTATGGAAGTTGGTTTTGAAGATTTAATTGATAAAGTTAAAGGCGGATATACAGACTTCGATGTTGCTATTGCTACTCCTGATTTGATGAAAGAAGTAGGTAAATTGGGACAAATTCTTGGAAGAAAAGGACTTATGCCTAACCCTAAAACAGGAACAGTTACTCTTGACATAGCTCAGGCAGTAAAAAGTTTTAAAGCTGGAAGAATGGAATACAGAGCTGATAAAAATGGTATAGTAAGAATGGGTATAGGAAAAGCATCAATGGATGTTAATAAGTTAAATGAAAATTTCAAAGTATTCTATGATGAAATTTTAAGAAAAAAACCTACAGATTTAAAAGGTGAATATATTAAAGCAGTAGGTGTAACATCTACAATGGGTGTAGGTATAAAAATAGATCATAAAAGAATCAAAATGTAA
- a CDS encoding LrgB family protein, which produces MKELFIQNPIIPIVITLIAYIISYTIYIKTKLPILTPLVTSVILVGFSLYFMQVPYSVYNESGGKFINALVGPATVALALPIYRNLPILKANLAVIFISIAIGSSIGITGIFISAKLLGISDALFPSLLTKSVTTAIAVDITANMGGIRSITILSVIISGVTGAIVAPTVCKICKIKSSLAVGLSIGTASHAVGTSKAIELGETEGAMSGLAIGIAGALSVVLIPILYKLLLMIWG; this is translated from the coding sequence ATGAAAGAATTATTTATACAAAACCCTATTATACCAATAGTTATAACTTTAATAGCATATATAATATCATACACTATATATATAAAAACAAAACTACCGATTTTAACTCCATTGGTAACAAGCGTTATCTTGGTTGGTTTTTCTCTCTATTTTATGCAAGTACCTTATAGTGTTTATAATGAAAGCGGCGGAAAATTTATAAATGCCTTGGTAGGACCTGCTACAGTTGCTTTAGCTCTTCCAATATATAGAAATCTTCCTATATTAAAAGCTAATCTAGCTGTAATATTTATAAGTATAGCTATAGGAAGTTCAATAGGAATAACAGGAATATTTATATCCGCTAAATTGCTTGGTATATCAGATGCTTTATTTCCTTCTTTGCTTACAAAATCTGTAACAACTGCTATTGCTGTAGATATAACTGCTAATATGGGAGGAATAAGATCTATAACTATTTTGTCAGTTATTATATCAGGAGTTACAGGTGCTATTGTTGCTCCTACTGTATGCAAAATATGTAAAATAAAATCATCATTAGCTGTAGGACTTTCTATCGGAACTGCATCTCATGCTGTTGGAACAAGTAAAGCTATAGAATTAGGAGAAACTGAAGGTGCTATGTCTGGATTAGCCATTGGTATTGCAGGCGCTTTATCAGTTGTACTTATACCTATATTATATAAACTTTTATTAATGATATGGGGATAA
- the nusG gene encoding transcription termination/antitermination protein NusG yields MSEEISDIKDYKWYIVHTQHGYENKVRERIEKRAKENGMTDLIVDIYIPSETVTSTKNGKKVSKEEFFYPGYVLVKMIMNDATQSMVRRTPGVAGFIGSHATTKEEGNIIPTPLSESDVARIFENREEKSKTGINEIIGMEFDIGEKVQVIDGPFNGLNGIIENINSDKGRVTVKIEIFGRSTPTELEFSKVKKL; encoded by the coding sequence ATGTCTGAAGAAATATCTGATATAAAAGATTATAAATGGTATATAGTGCATACTCAGCACGGTTATGAAAATAAAGTTCGTGAGCGTATAGAGAAAAGAGCTAAAGAAAACGGTATGACTGATTTAATAGTTGATATATATATACCTTCAGAAACAGTAACTTCTACAAAAAATGGTAAAAAAGTATCTAAAGAAGAATTCTTTTATCCTGGCTATGTTTTAGTAAAAATGATAATGAATGATGCTACACAGTCTATGGTTAGAAGAACTCCAGGAGTTGCAGGCTTTATAGGAAGTCATGCTACAACTAAAGAAGAAGGTAATATTATTCCTACTCCTTTAAGCGAATCAGATGTTGCACGTATATTTGAAAATAGAGAAGAAAAATCCAAAACTGGTATCAATGAAATTATTGGAATGGAATTTGATATAGGAGAAAAGGTTCAAGTAATAGATGGGCCTTTCAATGGACTTAATGGTATAATAGAAAATATTAATTCTGATAAAGGAAGAGTAACAGTAAAAATCGAAATATTTGGAAGAAGTACTCCTACAGAATTAGAATTTAGTAAAGTAAAAAAGTTATAA
- the rpoB gene encoding DNA-directed RNA polymerase subunit beta produces MANNIQIDNKVYPERGVEFAKKYRMENGRVNFSRTASVIEPPDLLAIQKESYESFLQKDVPENKRKNEGLQEVLTSIFPIVASNEKMQIEFISYSIGEPKITEKEARRRDKTYAYPFKIKVQLTVRDPERIIEQEIFVGDIPAMTDRGTFIVNGAERVIVSQIHRSPGVVFNRSDRDAMFVAKIIPDRGTWLEFELDTKKDIMYVRIDRKKKLPVTVFLRAIGITTNEEILKLFYEVDNISLEKLSDENSKEALIGRRSYSTVFDTENPDEIILNPGELINPNLAERLLMSGIKEISVLNMEAIKDNVTIINTLDKDTTKNQEEACTKIYNVIRPGEPALIENVVRTCNDLVFDPKSYALGDVGRYKLNKRLNFPESEQDKVLRHKDIIETIRFLIKVFINEEQLDDIDHLGNRRVRSVGELLSIQIKAGFTRMERIAKERMQMQDMEAVTPQSLVSIKLIQAVIKEFFGTNQLSQFMDQNNPLSEITHKRRLNALGQGGLTRDRAGFEVRDVHHTHYGKICPIETPEGPNIGLIVSLATYAKINKHGFLETPYRKVVDGKVTDEIEYLTAHDEEKYHIADANAPLNEDGTFKDNLISTRFRSEFPYSSPDQVQYMDVSPQQIVSLSSSLIPFLEHDDANRALMGSNMQRQSVPLLYPEAPIVGTGVEAKICQPGTGIAVHAKRAGKVIKVVHDEIIIKPTKQNSDDDLDVYELVKYQRTNQDTNYHQRPVVNVGDVVKAGGLLADGPATDHGELALGRNVLAAFMIFEGYNFEDAILLSRRLVQEDVFTSIHIEEFSVEARETKLDKENITRDIPNVSDAAFKNLDERGIVRIGAKVKAGDILVGKVTPKGETEITPEYRLLHSIFGEKARDVKDTSLRVPHGKDGTVIDVRVYSRENGDELKPGVEEVVKVFLAKKRIIQEGDKMAGRHGNKGVVARIMPIEDMPFLEDGTPVDICLNPLGVPSRMNIGQVIEMLLGWSGHKMGLKYACPVFEGPKEEALREAFVASGMNPNGKVRLYDGRTGEPFKNDVAVGYMYMLKLNHLVEDKVHARSTGPYSLVTQQPLGGKSQFGGQRLGEMEVWALEAYGAANMLQEFLTVKSDDMTGRARIYESIVKGDVISSPGIPESFNVLVQELRGLGLNITIHDEEGNQLPSTEKELRQKTKKQTKIFK; encoded by the coding sequence ATGGCCAATAATATTCAGATAGATAATAAAGTATATCCGGAAAGAGGGGTAGAGTTCGCAAAAAAATATAGGATGGAAAACGGACGTGTAAACTTTTCACGCACCGCTTCTGTAATAGAACCTCCCGATCTCCTCGCTATACAAAAAGAATCTTATGAAAGCTTCCTTCAAAAGGATGTTCCTGAAAATAAGAGAAAAAATGAGGGATTGCAGGAAGTTTTGACTTCTATATTCCCTATAGTAGCTTCTAACGAGAAAATGCAGATAGAATTTATTTCTTACTCTATAGGCGAGCCTAAAATTACAGAAAAAGAGGCTAGAAGAAGAGATAAAACTTATGCTTATCCTTTCAAAATAAAAGTACAATTAACCGTAAGAGACCCTGAAAGAATCATTGAACAGGAAATATTTGTGGGTGATATACCTGCTATGACAGACAGAGGTACATTTATTGTTAATGGTGCTGAACGTGTTATAGTTTCTCAGATTCATAGATCTCCAGGTGTAGTTTTCAACCGCAGCGACAGAGATGCTATGTTCGTAGCTAAGATAATTCCAGATAGAGGTACTTGGCTTGAATTCGAACTCGATACCAAAAAAGATATAATGTATGTAAGAATAGACAGAAAGAAAAAACTTCCTGTTACTGTATTTTTAAGAGCTATTGGTATCACAACTAATGAAGAAATTTTGAAATTATTTTATGAAGTAGATAATATATCATTAGAAAAACTTTCAGATGAAAATTCTAAAGAGGCTTTAATAGGTAGAAGATCTTATTCTACAGTATTTGATACAGAAAACCCTGATGAAATTATATTGAATCCGGGCGAACTTATCAACCCTAACTTAGCTGAAAGACTTTTAATGAGCGGTATTAAAGAAATATCCGTATTAAATATGGAAGCAATAAAAGACAATGTTACCATAATTAATACTTTAGATAAAGATACAACTAAAAACCAAGAAGAGGCTTGTACTAAAATCTATAATGTTATAAGACCTGGAGAGCCTGCTTTAATAGAAAACGTTGTAAGAACTTGTAATGATTTAGTATTTGATCCTAAATCCTATGCTTTAGGAGATGTGGGACGTTATAAATTAAACAAAAGATTGAATTTCCCAGAAAGCGAACAGGATAAAGTTTTAAGACATAAAGATATAATAGAAACTATTCGCTTTTTGATTAAAGTATTCATAAACGAAGAACAATTAGATGATATTGACCATTTAGGAAACAGACGCGTAAGAAGTGTAGGTGAATTATTATCTATACAAATAAAAGCCGGCTTCACTAGAATGGAGCGTATAGCTAAAGAAAGAATGCAGATGCAGGATATGGAGGCAGTAACTCCTCAATCTCTTGTAAGCATAAAACTTATACAGGCTGTAATAAAAGAGTTCTTCGGTACAAACCAATTATCTCAGTTCATGGATCAGAACAATCCATTATCAGAGATTACACATAAAAGAAGATTAAATGCCTTAGGTCAGGGAGGTCTTACAAGAGACAGAGCAGGTTTCGAAGTAAGAGACGTACACCATACACACTATGGTAAAATATGTCCTATTGAAACTCCTGAAGGTCCGAACATTGGACTTATAGTATCTCTTGCTACTTATGCTAAAATTAATAAGCATGGTTTCTTAGAGACTCCATATAGAAAGGTTGTTGATGGAAAAGTAACAGATGAAATAGAATATTTGACAGCTCATGATGAGGAAAAATACCATATAGCAGATGCTAATGCTCCTTTGAATGAAGATGGTACTTTCAAAGATAATCTTATTTCAACAAGATTTAGAAGTGAATTCCCATATTCTTCACCAGATCAGGTACAGTATATGGACGTTTCACCTCAGCAGATCGTTTCACTTTCAAGCTCTTTGATACCATTCTTGGAGCATGACGACGCTAACAGAGCTTTGATGGGTTCAAACATGCAGCGTCAAAGTGTGCCTTTATTGTATCCAGAAGCTCCTATAGTAGGAACAGGTGTAGAGGCTAAGATTTGTCAGCCTGGAACAGGTATAGCAGTTCATGCTAAAAGAGCTGGTAAAGTTATAAAAGTAGTTCATGATGAAATCATAATTAAGCCTACTAAACAAAATAGTGATGATGATTTAGATGTTTATGAATTAGTAAAATATCAAAGAACCAACCAAGATACAAATTATCACCAAAGACCAGTAGTTAATGTTGGTGATGTAGTTAAGGCTGGAGGACTTTTAGCTGATGGTCCTGCAACAGATCATGGTGAATTAGCTTTGGGAAGAAACGTTCTTGCTGCTTTCATGATTTTTGAAGGTTATAACTTCGAGGACGCTATTCTTTTAAGCAGAAGATTAGTTCAGGAAGATGTATTTACTTCTATACATATAGAAGAGTTTTCAGTTGAAGCTCGTGAAACAAAATTAGATAAAGAAAATATTACTAGAGATATACCTAATGTATCAGATGCAGCTTTCAAAAACTTAGATGAAAGAGGTATTGTAAGAATAGGTGCTAAAGTAAAAGCAGGAGATATATTAGTTGGTAAAGTAACTCCAAAAGGAGAAACAGAAATAACTCCTGAATACAGACTTCTTCACTCAATATTCGGTGAGAAAGCTAGAGATGTAAAAGATACTTCTTTAAGAGTACCGCATGGTAAGGATGGTACTGTTATAGATGTTAGAGTATACAGTAGAGAAAATGGCGATGAATTAAAGCCTGGTGTAGAGGAAGTTGTAAAAGTATTCCTTGCTAAGAAACGTATAATACAGGAAGGCGATAAAATGGCAGGACGTCACGGTAACAAAGGGGTTGTTGCCAGAATCATGCCTATAGAGGATATGCCATTCTTAGAAGATGGTACTCCTGTAGATATATGTCTTAACCCATTAGGTGTACCTTCACGTATGAACATAGGTCAGGTAATTGAGATGTTACTTGGTTGGTCTGGTCATAAAATGGGACTTAAATATGCTTGTCCAGTATTTGAGGGTCCTAAAGAAGAGGCTTTAAGAGAAGCATTCGTTGCAAGCGGTATGAATCCTAATGGTAAAGTTAGACTTTATGATGGAAGAACAGGAGAACCTTTCAAAAATGATGTAGCTGTAGGATATATGTATATGCTTAAGCTTAATCACTTGGTTGAAGATAAAGTACATGCTAGAAGTACAGGTCCTTACTCACTTGTTACTCAGCAGCCTTTGGGTGGTAAATCTCAATTCGGAGGTCAGAGATTAGGAGAGATGGAAGTTTGGGCATTAGAGGCTTATGGAGCTGCTAATATGCTTCAAGAGTTCTTAACTGTTAAATCAGATGATATGACAGGACGTGCTAGAATATATGAATCTATTGTTAAAGGTGATGTTATATCCTCTCCGGGTATACCAGAAAGCTTTAACGTATTAGTTCAAGAGCTTAGAGGTTTGGGTCTTAATATTACTATTCATGATGAAGAAGGCAATCAGCTTCCTTCTACTGAAAAAGAGCTTAGACAAAAAACTAAGAAACAAACCAAGATTTTTAAATAA
- a CDS encoding CidA/LrgA family protein, whose amino-acid sequence MKLIKQFAIIFSIYSISDILSKTLKLPIPGNVIGMMLLFILLLTGIVRESHIDEASDLLIANMSLLFIPGTLAIIDEYQYVKAEIIPFVAICIFMAIIIMIATGLSAQFFEKLFSKFRK is encoded by the coding sequence ATGAAACTCATTAAACAATTTGCTATAATATTTTCTATATACTCGATATCTGATATTCTAAGTAAAACTTTAAAATTGCCAATACCTGGAAATGTAATAGGTATGATGCTCCTATTTATATTATTATTAACAGGAATAGTAAGAGAAAGCCATATAGATGAAGCAAGTGACTTATTAATAGCAAATATGTCATTATTATTCATACCGGGAACTTTGGCTATAATAGATGAATATCAATATGTAAAAGCTGAAATTATACCATTTGTAGCAATATGCATATTTATGGCAATAATTATTATGATAGCTACAGGATTATCAGCACAGTTTTTTGAAAAATTATTCTCAAAGTTTAGGAAATAG
- the rpmG gene encoding 50S ribosomal protein L33 has product MAGAKVKTEQIHLQCTECKRKNYITTKNKQNVPEKLELKKYCPHDKKHTIHKELKVSR; this is encoded by the coding sequence ATGGCAGGTGCTAAAGTAAAAACAGAACAAATCCATCTTCAATGCACAGAATGCAAAAGAAAAAATTATATAACAACAAAAAATAAACAAAATGTTCCAGAAAAATTGGAATTAAAAAAATATTGCCCTCATGATAAAAAACATACAATTCACAAGGAATTGAAAGTATCAAGATAA
- the rbsK gene encoding ribokinase, translated as MSKKILIIGSINKDLVVTAPRFPKEGETILGSNFYTGNGGKGANQACAIGKLGGDVSILSAVGDDSFGKDLCNALIYNNVNTDNLIIKNNVSTGIAVITVTDYGANNIIVAQGANALITKDDIKEELISLYDIVVMQLEIPLEIAEYSAYIAKKLGKTVVLNPSPAVKLNKDFLSYVDILIPNETEIDIIGGIDYVFECGVKNIILTLGANGCDLINKDGRKHFEAYKVDVVDTTAAGDSFLGGVVRMIANNKSIEEAIIFATKVANITVTRKGAIDSIPTYDEVISKKW; from the coding sequence ATGAGTAAAAAGATTTTAATTATAGGAAGTATAAATAAAGATTTGGTTGTAACTGCCCCGCGTTTTCCTAAGGAAGGGGAAACTATATTAGGCAGCAATTTTTATACAGGAAATGGAGGAAAAGGAGCAAATCAAGCCTGTGCTATAGGTAAATTAGGCGGTGATGTAAGCATACTTAGTGCTGTAGGTGATGATAGTTTTGGAAAAGATTTATGCAATGCTTTAATTTATAATAATGTTAATACTGATAATTTAATAATAAAAAACAATGTTTCTACAGGTATTGCTGTTATTACTGTTACAGATTATGGCGCAAATAATATTATAGTGGCACAAGGAGCTAATGCTTTAATTACAAAAGATGATATAAAGGAAGAATTAATATCTTTATATGACATTGTAGTTATGCAGCTTGAAATTCCATTAGAAATAGCTGAATACTCGGCATATATTGCTAAAAAACTTGGAAAAACAGTTGTGCTTAATCCTTCTCCTGCTGTAAAACTCAATAAAGATTTTTTAAGTTATGTTGATATATTGATACCTAATGAAACAGAGATAGATATTATAGGCGGTATAGATTATGTATTTGAATGCGGAGTTAAAAATATAATACTTACTTTGGGTGCTAATGGATGCGATTTAATAAATAAAGATGGAAGAAAACATTTTGAGGCATACAAAGTAGATGTTGTTGATACTACTGCTGCAGGTGATAGCTTTTTGGGCGGAGTTGTAAGAATGATAGCTAATAATAAATCTATAGAAGAAGCCATAATTTTTGCTACTAAAGTTGCTAATATAACAGTTACTAGAAAAGGAGCAATAGATTCTATACCAACTTATGATGAAGTTATTTCTAAAAAGTGGTAA
- the secE gene encoding preprotein translocase subunit SecE — protein sequence MADKKKNNIIDSIKEIKKELFERSVWPTRQDVINQTVVVIILLILASAFLGAADYVVTFLTRALLDGSILSSLISSKITLVLILAVVVLFVIYFAIRYMRKNRYNR from the coding sequence ATGGCTGATAAAAAGAAAAATAATATAATTGATTCTATCAAAGAGATAAAAAAAGAACTCTTTGAAAGAAGTGTTTGGCCTACTCGTCAAGATGTAATAAATCAGACAGTTGTTGTTATAATATTGCTTATTTTGGCATCAGCTTTTTTGGGTGCTGCTGATTATGTAGTAACATTTTTGACAAGGGCGTTATTAGACGGTTCTATTTTGAGTAGCTTAATATCTTCTAAAATTACATTAGTTTTAATTCTTGCTGTAGTTGTTTTGTTTGTGATATATTTTGCTATTCGCTATATGAGAAAAAATAGATATAATAGGTGA
- the rplJ gene encoding 50S ribosomal protein L10, which translates to MPNKKNIETVSLLKETMGGCAGLVFFDYRGVTVAQLTELRRELAKTSSSMKICKNSLVDIALKELGREVKDEMFVNPTAVVFAKEDVPGAAKVISEASKKNDKIKIKGGYMGEDLLNPADVQVVANIPPREVLLSHLVTALESPISGLANSLQSVISELAYVLDSVEEEKKKSA; encoded by the coding sequence ATGCCTAATAAGAAAAACATTGAAACAGTATCATTGCTTAAAGAAACTATGGGAGGATGTGCTGGTTTAGTATTCTTTGATTACAGAGGAGTAACAGTAGCACAGCTTACAGAGTTAAGACGTGAATTAGCAAAGACTTCTTCTTCAATGAAAATATGTAAAAACTCTTTAGTTGATATTGCTTTAAAAGAGTTAGGCAGAGAAGTAAAAGATGAGATGTTCGTTAATCCTACAGCTGTAGTATTTGCTAAGGAAGATGTTCCTGGCGCAGCTAAAGTTATAAGTGAAGCATCTAAGAAAAATGATAAGATAAAAATCAAAGGCGGCTATATGGGTGAAGATTTGCTTAATCCGGCAGATGTTCAAGTAGTAGCTAATATTCCGCCAAGAGAAGTTTTACTTTCTCATCTTGTTACAGCACTCGAGTCTCCTATATCTGGCTTGGCAAACAGCTTGCAAAGCGTTATATCAGAACTTGCTTATGTGCTTGACAGTGTTGAAGAAGAAAAGAAAAAATCAGCTTAA